The Paenibacillus sp. FSL W8-0426 region ACCCCATCCACTGCTTGAACACTCGCTGCATGACGTCCCACGAAATGTTCATGGAAACCGACGATGCCTGATCGACTGCGATCGACGTACACTTCACCCTGACTTGCATCAATGCCAACGACCGTTTGGTTACTCGCGTTACTTCTCAATGCAAATTGAACAGAGAACTCGGAAGCCCATTTCGCCTCAATTTCATAGTTTACTAGCTGCAAAGCGTTCAGCTGCGCATTCGCCTCCCGGATCGATACGTCCTGCAAGGTCAAAATCGGCGTTCTCGCTTGCTCCAGCTCGCGGGCAGGGCGCTGAATCAAGGTAACTTCTCCGTTCCTCATCTCCAAAGTCAGCTCCCGGGCAATCGTCATGGCGCCGCGGTAACCTTCTGTTGGCGTTTGGTTGGCATACATCCAGTTGCTCATCCAGCCCATGAACAGGCGTCTGCCGTCTTCTGCCGGAATGTCGGACCAACTGACTCCTGCGTAGTTATCCCGGCCATGATCTATCCAGCGAACGGTATGGGAAGCGTCGTCCGGAACAAATGTCGACCCATCGAAATCTCCGGTAAAGTACTGGGTTCGGGAGCCTTCTTTGAAAGCAGGATCTGCACCGATGCTGACAAGCATGACCCATTTTTCCTGTTTTGCGTCCCCGTTCACTGCCAATGGAAACAGATCCGGACACTCCCACACGCCGTCATGCGAACCGATGCCTGCGCCGAATTCGCTGCCCAGCGTCCAATCTTTCAGATCGGGAGAACGATACAGGCATACCGTTTGGCCGCAAGCAACAATCATCACCCATCCCTTGGTCTGCTCATGCCAGAACACCTTCGGATCACGGAAATCCACGATCGATTCGTGCTCCAATACCGGATTGCCCTCGTATTTGATCCACGTTCGGCCGTTGTCCTTGCTGTACGCAAGGCTCTGCCGCTGAATCGGATCACCGTTCGGCACCTCGAGGTGATGAGTAAAAATAGCCACCAGTCCCGGCTCATCGTCGAAGAACCCGGATGTATTGTTCCAATCCACCACAGCACTGCCGGAAAAGATCATCCCGTGTTCATCCGGCGACAAGGCGACAGGAAGCTCTTCCCAGGTAACCAGATCTTTGGTCACGGCGTGTCCCCAGTGCATCGGACCCCACGTTGTGCCAAACGGATGATGCTGATAGAACAAGTGATACTCGCCTTTAAAAAATACCATGCCATTGGGATCGTTCATCCACTTCTCCTTCGGTGAGAAATGATAGATGCCCCGGTAATCGGAAGTTGATATTGTAGACATGTTGGTTCTCTCCTTTGTATCAAACAGGTTGCCGGAGACTCCGATACCTTGACTCACCCAAGAGCCATGTATGGCAAAGCCTCCGCGTCCAGTTTGTTCTATTGGGTATTGCGGTCATATCCCGCTTGTTTGATTTGCAGCCATTCCTGCAGCCCGAGACGATCGAGTTCCTTCAAATAAGCATCCCACTCCTGCTCGATTTTTCCGTTTTGGTACCACTCCGTGCGCATGCGCAGCACATAAGCAAACAGATCGGTCTCGATGGTGGACAGGCGGTCGAGCTCATCGATCGAGAAAAATACGCTTGGATATACGTTATCCGCTTTCATATGCGGGACCATCACCCGATCCAGAAGTTCCATGCGCCAGGCGGCATCTTCCGGTTTGGTCGTATATTTGCCGTAATAACTGTCGAGAATCGCCAGCGGTCCGGCAATGCTCGTTTTTTGCCGAAGTTCGACGGGTGCAGCCCCTTCCAGCGGCAGATGCTTCAGCATGCCCTTGGCTTCATCGAATTCAAAAATATTTTGCTGCGTCTCATCGCCATACGTTCCCCAGTTGTTTTGCACGGATTGGAGCGGATCGTACAATTGGTCCACCCACTTCGCCGTCGCTTCCAGATTTTGATTGCTGCTCGTGATGACCATTCGTCCCCGGTCAAGCCCGATCCCGTTCGTTCTTGTGACATTGACCTCTCCATCAGGGCCGGCAAGCGGAGGCAAAACGTCATAGGTATCGTTCATGCCCGTAATGTTGGCTTTATCCCAAGTGAAATACACGCCGTACCTGTGGTCTTTCCCCTTGGCCAGGTATGTGTTCCAATCCTGCTGATAGGCTTCCACGTCCACAAGACCTTCCTTGACCAGTTCATGGATATATTTCACCGCTTCCTTGTATCCCTCATCGGCTGCCGTAAAGACCACCTTTCCATCGTTGGTCACCACGGTGTGGTCCCAGTTCTCCCCGAGTCCGAATGCGGCAAAGAGGAATGTCAGATCTTCGCCGCCCGGCTTGTTAATGAAAGACAACGGAATCTCGTCGGCTTTCCCATTGCCGTTCGGGTCCTGCGTTTTGAACGCAATTAACACGTCTTTCAATTCTTCGGTGGTCGTCGGCATCTTCAGCCCCAGATTATTCAACCATTCGACATTGATCCAAGGCAAGTTATCCACAGCCTGTATCCGATGTTTGCCGCTTCCGAGCTCCTCGATCCAAGGGAACGAATAAATATGCCCGTCTGGAGCCGTGATCATGCTCTTGTACTCGGGAGCCTCTGCCAGCACCTTTTGCAGATTAGGCATGTATTGTTCGATCAAGTCTTCGAGCGGAATGATCGCTCCGTCCTTGGCCAGCTTCAGGAGGTCATAGTCCCCGTAACCTGCGTCAAAAATGGCATCCGGCAAATCTCCGCTGGCGACCGCCAAATTTCTTTTTTCCGCAAACACGTCGCTCGTATAGTTCTTCCAGTTGATATGCACGTTGGTCTTTTCCTCAAGTCTTTTGTTAATCAGCTTCTCGTTCGGATCGGCCGGAGCCAGCGGAGAGCTCTGCGTGATGAAATTCAATGTCACTTTTCCGTCGGGGGATTGGGCTTTGCTCGCTGCTCCTCCTCCGTCCCCGCCGCCGCAGGCCGAGAGCAGAAAGACGGCGGACAACATGGAAAGGGATGCCGCTGTAATGGCTTTTTTGGATGTTTTCACTTTTTTCATGATGTGACCTCCATGGTATATTGTTGGACCCAACTTGCTGTATCTCAGGCAGTTCACTATTTCAGTGAACCGACCATGACACCTTTTTCGAAATATTTCTGGAAAAACGGATACATGATGATCAGCGGCAGACTTGAAATGACAATGGCCGAATATTTGATCATCTCGGAGAGCCGTTTGAGCTCCGCCATCGCAAGCTGATCACTGATCATGCCCGGTGCAGCCTGGTTCTGAATCAGAATGGAGCGCAGGACGAGCTGCAGCGGGTGAAGGTTGGGATTATCAAGGTAAATCATCGCATCAAAATAAGAATTCCACTGCCCTACGAACGCGTACAAAGCGAGGACAAAAATGATCGGTTTCGACAACGGAATGACAATCTGGAAGAAAATTTTCATGTCGGACGCGCCGTCTACGTTCGCGGCTTCTTTGAGTTCCCTGGGTACCCCTTTGAAAAAAGTTCTGGAGAGAATGATGTTCCAGACGTTAACCGCTCCCGGGATGATGATGGCCCAGACGGTATCCAGCATGCCGAGGTTGCGCACGAGCAGATAGGTGGGAATCAAGCCGCCGCCAAAGAACATCGTAATGATAAACAGAACCATGAAGAATCCCCGTCCGGCCAGCCTTTCCTCGGATAATGCATAACCTGCAAAGATCGAGACCGTGACGGTCACGAAGGCAAACGAAACGGAGTACAGCACCGCATTTGCGAAACCTCGAATCATGGCCGGATTGGACAGAATCATCTGGTATCCGTCCAGACTCCAGTCGGATACATTGAAGGACAATCCGCGGTTAAGAAGCACGGTCGGGTCCATGAATGAAGCGATGACGATGTAAATCAGAGGAACGACCACAACCAGTACGGCGCAGGTGAGAAAGATGGCGTTTAACGCAAGAATCAGACGGTCCAGTCCCGTAGGTTTGATTGCCATAGGTAACACTCCTTTCTAGTAAAGGCCTTCGCCTTCGTTCAATTTTTTCACGATCAGATTTACGGTAACGAGCAATATCACATTAATGACGGAGTTAAACAATCCTACCGCCGCAGAATAGGCGTAATCTCCGGACTGCAATCCAACCTTGTAAACATACGTTGCAATAATTTCGGAGGATGGCAGGTTCATGGATGTCTGCATCAGATACGCCTTCTCGAACCCGATGGACATGATCCCGCCGGCAGCAAGAATAAACACGATGGCCATAATCGGACGAATGGTCGGAAGATCGATATGGCGGATACGCTGAAGGAGATTGGCTCCATCCAGATTGGCTGCATTATGAAGCTCCGGATCGACGTTGGCCAAAGCCGCCACATAAATGATCGAAGACCAGCCCGCTCCGGTCCAGATATCGGACAAAATGTATATCCAGCGGAAATATTCGGGTTCGGACATAAACATGATGGGCTGACCGGTAATCCATATGGCGAATTGGTTCACTGGCCCGGTCGGTGATAAAAAGATGAACAGCATGCCCACAACGACCACGACCGAAATGAAATTGGGCGCATACAGAAACAATTGGATGTTCTTCTTCACTCCGGCTTTGCGCACTTGATTCAGCATGAGCGCCAGCAGAATGGGCACCGGAAAACTGAATATCAATCCCAAAAAGCTGAGCTTAAGCGTATTCATGAAAATGACGTCAAAATTGGGCGATGCCAGAAACTTCTCGAAATGCTTCAATCCCACCCAATCGCTGCCCATAATCCCTTTAATCGGACTAAAATCTTTGAATGCGATAATGGCTCCATACATCGGAATGTATTTGAAAACCAACGTCAGGATCAGGGCTGGTGCAAGCAATGCATACAAAAAATAGTTCTTTTTGAGCCGCTGCCATGCATGACCGATGGACGGCCTTTCCCTCAGGCCCCTTTCCATCCCCTTTTTGGTGTCCACTGTGTTATCCACCACGCTACCTCCGTTCATTGATGAAGTTGACAATTGCTCATAGAAAGGGCTTTCAATATTTACAATTGCTCATTTGATATTTTACAATTTATCAGGAAACCTCTCGTTTAGTCAATACATAATGTAAAAAAATAATTGTGCATTTGCTAATTTCTTTTGCGTTTTTTCGCTCATAATTAGATGGGATTGTGAACTCACAGCCCTGAAATCGTCTTTCCAAACCTGTTTCTTCTCGTCTTAACGAGGACCAACCTGTTTTATATCGTATAACCCCTAACTACAAAACCACAAAAAATGGAACCGTCAATATTCAAAATGTAAATTTAATTGTTCATATGTAAAGTCGAGATTGCTATTTACTCCGATATATTATACATTTGACTTAGATAATCATTGGGGATGACTAATTGATCATTAGAGGTGAAGCACGACATGGCAAAAGAGAAAGTCACAATACAGGACATTGCGGATGCTCTGGGCATCTCCAGAAATACGGCTTCCAAAGCGCTGAATGACAGTGGAAACATTCCGGAAGAGACGCGGAACCGGGTCGTTAAAAAAGCCATTGAGTTAAAATATAAACACTTCGCTTATATGGAAAGCGAGCATGTCCTGGGCAAAACGCCGGGCAATATCGCCCTGTTAACCGAAAACCTGCCCAATACGTCTCATTTTGGATCGTTGTTAATCAGCGGTCTGGAAAAAAGGATCAGTGCCGAGGGGTATAATCTCTCGATCCATATCGTGCGTGAAGTCGACCAAGACGCTCTGACGCTTCCGAACAACTTTGATATTTCAAAGGTGGACGGCATTATTTGCATCGAATTGTTCAACTTGGAATATACCCGTCTCATCACGGAGCTCGGCATCCCCACGATCTTTATCGATTGTGCTTCCGACATCTGTTATCCGGATTTTCATGCCGACCTGCTGTTAATGGAGAATGAACATAGCACCTATCAGTTAACCAAAAAATTAATTGATAGCGGCTACAAAAGCATCGGGTTCGCCGGAGACTATAATCACTGCAAAAGCTTCAATGAACGATGGGTGGGCTATCGACGCGCGATGCTGGAATCGGGGCTGCAGGTCGATCCATCCCACTGCATTACGGATAATGATCGGCTGTTCTTCTCGAAGCCTGGTTGGATGAACGAGCGCGTAGCCGCGCTGGAGTCTTTGCCTTCCGCTTATGTATGCGCGAATGACTTCATTGCGGTCGAACTGATCAAGGCTTTGAAAGCAAGAGAGGTGACGGTTCCGCAGAATATTGTGGTATGCGGGTTCGATAACGCACCCGAATCAAGAATTATTGAACCTCCGTTAACGACAGTGCACATTTACAGCAACGAGATGGGGATCAAAGCGGCCGAGATGCTGTTATCCCGGATTGATAACCCGGAACAACCTTATCAGGTCTCGCATATTGCGACCAAACCGATTATACGGGAGTCGACGCCAGCAATTATGCCGGCCAATTCTACTCTTGTAACGGGTTAATCCGATCTAAAAGAAAAACCGACTCTCAGCGAGTCGGTTTATGATTCAGAGCATTATTGAAATTGGCGGGGTTTCTCCTCAACATGAAGTTTTGCTTGAAGGCCGCTCTCTCCGGATAAGGGTTCCGTTTCAGGGTGAGGAAAATAGGCCTCGAACATTCGCTGCAAGTCCTTTCTCGTTACCGGCGCGGCTTCGGGGTACAGCTCATAGCCAAGCTCTCCGTTATTTTCAATGGTACCCGACTTTACATCTTCAACTCGAGAAATGCCTGCCATGCGCAGGCGCTTTTCCAGATCGTCAACAGAAATTCGCAGCTTGTGCAAATTGTTCGTGTCAAGCTTACCTTCGCGGATCACCGACACGCTTTTTCCCTTTAAGATCGATTCCATAACGTTTGAGCGTAAAGTAATCCATTCAACAAGGATGAGGAAACCGATAAAAACGGCAAGTGCCAGAATCGTTTCCTTCATCCCCTTCCCGCTTACTTGAGTGCCAAGCACCGTGCCAATGCTCAATAAAATGATGATTTGAGGAATCGTCATTTGTGAGATGGATTTCCGCCCCGCAATCCTTAAAAAGAGCGTGCCGATGCAAGCTAAAAAAATCGTGCTCCAGAATATCATCCACATTTGCATTCCTCCCGATGTTTCACTGTTCTACAAGCGTTCCCCAAAATAAAGGAAATCATGAGAAAAGCTCCATCGCAAAGTCTGGAGGAAGCCGGCGAGAGCCGAATTCAACTTTCGAGTCTTGGAAAATGAACGTTTTCAAAGAAACATGAAAGAAAGCCGCTAAATTAGCGACTTTCAGGAGAATAATGTTCTAGCCTCGCAACCATAGCGAGAAACGAAATCTCATTTTATTAGACCAAGAACGCCTTGGAGATAATAACCAACAGAATAAAGAGCACAAGAATTGCGCCGATGGAGGTAAAGCCACCGTATGCACCTGCTCCTCCTACATTTCCACTTCCTACTCCATTGCCGTACCCAACATCACTCATTCTTCTTCCTCCTCTTTTGTGGTATAGAATAGATTATTCATGTACATCCGAATTGACAAGGCTACTTGGAAAAAGGGCTTTAAAGAAACTGCAGCGCCTATATAACTCGATATGTCACTCCGTCTTGTACCCTTTCTCCACTCCGGGTTAGAACCACCTTTTTACGGCAATATCCTGCGGCAAATCCTCGGGAGTCACTTCATATGTTAAAATCTTTATAAAGATCAAAAATCACCATAACTGCCGAAAACAGCTTTACGTTTGAAATCGTTACATTTATATTTGAATGTGAGAAATGTAACTACTTTGGCACCCGCCACTATCGAAGTGGGAGAATTCAGACAATACGTTGTTAAAAGGAATGTTAAACATAATGCCCACCAAAAAACATCACCGTGTTAAAGTTGCCAAATTATTCTTGCATATTGTTGTATTTGTTATTTTCCTAAGCATCCTCTTGGGAATCCGCTGGCTTTGGCTCGATACATATGCTCCTCCTTCAGATCAACCGAAAGCCGCCGGCGGAGTTTTGGATCTAAGAGGCTGGGATCTAATGAATTCGAAGCCCATCAACTTAAATGGGGACTGGGCCTTTTATTCGAATACGCTAATCAATGAAACAGAATGGAAAGAGCTAGCGAAGCAGACCTATGCAGAAGTACCCGGGGACTGGAAAAGTGCTAACGGAGCTACATCTTCATTAGGTAACGGTACGTATCGGCTCCGTATATTGCTGGATCGCCCGATTTCGGTCCCCATATCATTATGGGTACAGGGAATCCAATCTGCCGCCACAGTGGATATCAACGATGAAACCGTAGCCAGAATGGGAATGACGGGAGAAGCCGGTCAAGCCTCCTACCTCCCAAACCGCAGCTCTTTCATCGTCGATTACATGCCTGACCCTGATGCTCGTGAGCTGGATATCATCATCCGTGTCGCCAACAATGAACATCCGTTTTTGGGAGGTATAGTAAAACCGATCAAGTTCGGAACACACATCGCGATCCAGAAGGAAAACGGAACCTCCGTGGACCTTCAGCTTGTCATGTTTGTTGTCTTGATGCTCCACGGCGTATATGCTTTCATCTTGTACACATTCAATCCGAGGCAGCGGTCCATACTTGATTTCTTCTTGCTGCTGCTCGCAGCCGCTTTAACCGTTGTACTATCCAACGACACCCTATTGGTTAGATGGTTACCGATCAACTATGAATGGGAAGTCAAGTTAGCCATGCTTTCGTACTCCTGGCTGTCCTATTTTATCTGGAAGCTGAGCCGCAGCATTACCTCTTCGAAGCCTAGAGTATGGTTTACGATATTCAGTTCATTTTTTGTCCTTTACACGGCCGTGATCTTCATCGCCCCCGTGCCTTGGGTTCATTTTCTCTCCAAGTACCGGGTGTTTGCCGTATTTTACCTATTCCCCATCCTGCACTCGCTTCTGTTATTCGCCAAAATGGTCATCCATCGCAAGGAAGGTTCCATTTTTTTGCTTCTTTCGGCCAGCGGCGTATTAGCAAGTTCACTCTGGGGTTCTATAGGGAGATATCAGGAACTCCCTGCCGTGTATTATCCGGTCGATGTACTCGCAGCCATTATCGGTTTTTCCGCCTACTGGTTTAAGCAGTATTTTCGTAATGTCCGCCAAATCAGCAAATTGAACGGCAAGCTGAAGATAGCGGACCAAATGAAGGATCGTTTTCTAGCCAATACGTCTCATGAATTACGGACACCGCTGCACGGAATATTGAATATTTCCATCGGTCTGGCAGAACGCGAGAAAGAAAAGCTTAGCAAGCAGAGCAACGAAGACCTGAGCCTTTTGATTACGATCAGCCGCCGGATGTCGTATTTGATCAATGACTTACTGGATGCCATCCTTCTTCAGGAGAAACGAATCCAGCTGCAGACCAGCAGCGTTTCCCTCGTTTCCGTCGTCAAGGGGGTGTTCGGTTTATTAAAATATATGACCGAAGGCAAACCTGTCCGGCTGATCATGGATATTCCGGATTCGCTCCCCGTCGTTCAGGCAGATGAGAAACGGTTGAGTCAAGTTTTCATTAATTTGGTGCACAATGCGATAAAGTACACGGAGAAGGGCTCCATCACCGTATCAGCCGTTGCAAACGGCAGTACAATGACCATCATGGTATCCGATACAGGAGTCGGGATGGACCAAGAAACGATGCAGCGGGTATTTCTTCGATATGAACAAGGCGATCAAGGGTTAAACGAGGCGCAGGGAATCGGGCTTGGCCTGAACATCAGCAGGGAGCTCGTAGAGCTGCACGGCGGCGAACTTACCGTTTCATCCGAACCGGGAAAAGGAACGACGTTTTCCTTTACCCTGCCGCTGGCGGATACTGCTGCAGATCGCTTTGTATCGCAAACAGTGTTGCCGGTAGTCGGGGAAGATGCTTACTACGAGCTAACAGCTAGCCAAGAATTCAATAAAAATGATGATTCGATGGGAATGCCGCCAGCCTTTCTGTCGAATAAACATCCCGTTCAGATCTTGGCTGTGGATGACGACCCTGTAAACTTGAGAATTTTGGCCGGCTTGCTCTCTGTAGAACCGTACCATTTGAGATGTACAGTTTCGGTTGCCGAAGCGCTCGAGCTTCTCGGTTCGCAATCCTGGGATCTGCTTATTACGGACGTCATGATGCCGGAAATGTCAGGCTATGACCTTACTCGCGCTGTAAGAACCCGTTATAATGCTTCAGAACTTCCTGTGCTGCTGTTAACGGCGCGAAGCGAACCGGCCGATGTGTATGCCGGTTTCCAGTCCGGTGCTAACGATTATGTAACGAAGCCGGTTGATCCGGTGGAATTAAGATACCGAATCCATTCCTTGATCACATTGAAGCATACGGTCGACGACCGCATGCAAATGGAAGCTGCTTATATGCAAGCTCAGATCCACCCTCACTTTTTGTTCAACACGTTAAATACGATCGTGGCGCTTAGCGACATCGATATTAAACGCATGCAGAACCTGGTGCAGTCATTCAGTTCCTACTTGCAAATCAGTTTCAGTTACGGAAATCGGGATCGGCTGGTACCGCTGCAGCAGGAGCTGGAGCTTGTGCAAGCTTACTTATACGTAGAAAAAGAGAGGCATGGAGATCGTCTTAACGTTGTATGGGAGGTTGACTCGGAAGTGAACGCCCT contains the following coding sequences:
- a CDS encoding glycoside hydrolase family 32 protein, which encodes MSTISTSDYRGIYHFSPKEKWMNDPNGMVFFKGEYHLFYQHHPFGTTWGPMHWGHAVTKDLVTWEELPVALSPDEHGMIFSGSAVVDWNNTSGFFDDEPGLVAIFTHHLEVPNGDPIQRQSLAYSKDNGRTWIKYEGNPVLEHESIVDFRDPKVFWHEQTKGWVMIVACGQTVCLYRSPDLKDWTLGSEFGAGIGSHDGVWECPDLFPLAVNGDAKQEKWVMLVSIGADPAFKEGSRTQYFTGDFDGSTFVPDDASHTVRWIDHGRDNYAGVSWSDIPAEDGRRLFMGWMSNWMYANQTPTEGYRGAMTIARELTLEMRNGEVTLIQRPARELEQARTPILTLQDVSIREANAQLNALQLVNYEIEAKWASEFSVQFALRSNASNQTVVGIDASQGEVYVDRSRSGIVGFHEHFVGRHAASVQAVDGVQHLRIYVDSSSVEVFAHDGQAVITDLIYPDAESKGISVHADHEDLVFSSLHIYELSPIKGNGKRN
- a CDS encoding ABC transporter substrate-binding protein is translated as MKKVKTSKKAITAASLSMLSAVFLLSACGGGDGGGAASKAQSPDGKVTLNFITQSSPLAPADPNEKLINKRLEEKTNVHINWKNYTSDVFAEKRNLAVASGDLPDAIFDAGYGDYDLLKLAKDGAIIPLEDLIEQYMPNLQKVLAEAPEYKSMITAPDGHIYSFPWIEELGSGKHRIQAVDNLPWINVEWLNNLGLKMPTTTEELKDVLIAFKTQDPNGNGKADEIPLSFINKPGGEDLTFLFAAFGLGENWDHTVVTNDGKVVFTAADEGYKEAVKYIHELVKEGLVDVEAYQQDWNTYLAKGKDHRYGVYFTWDKANITGMNDTYDVLPPLAGPDGEVNVTRTNGIGLDRGRMVITSSNQNLEATAKWVDQLYDPLQSVQNNWGTYGDETQQNIFEFDEAKGMLKHLPLEGAAPVELRQKTSIAGPLAILDSYYGKYTTKPEDAAWRMELLDRVMVPHMKADNVYPSVFFSIDELDRLSTIETDLFAYVLRMRTEWYQNGKIEQEWDAYLKELDRLGLQEWLQIKQAGYDRNTQ
- a CDS encoding carbohydrate ABC transporter permease; amino-acid sequence: MAIKPTGLDRLILALNAIFLTCAVLVVVVPLIYIVIASFMDPTVLLNRGLSFNVSDWSLDGYQMILSNPAMIRGFANAVLYSVSFAFVTVTVSIFAGYALSEERLAGRGFFMVLFIITMFFGGGLIPTYLLVRNLGMLDTVWAIIIPGAVNVWNIILSRTFFKGVPRELKEAANVDGASDMKIFFQIVIPLSKPIIFVLALYAFVGQWNSYFDAMIYLDNPNLHPLQLVLRSILIQNQAAPGMISDQLAMAELKRLSEMIKYSAIVISSLPLIIMYPFFQKYFEKGVMVGSLK
- a CDS encoding ABC transporter permease subunit encodes the protein MERGLRERPSIGHAWQRLKKNYFLYALLAPALILTLVFKYIPMYGAIIAFKDFSPIKGIMGSDWVGLKHFEKFLASPNFDVIFMNTLKLSFLGLIFSFPVPILLALMLNQVRKAGVKKNIQLFLYAPNFISVVVVVGMLFIFLSPTGPVNQFAIWITGQPIMFMSEPEYFRWIYILSDIWTGAGWSSIIYVAALANVDPELHNAANLDGANLLQRIRHIDLPTIRPIMAIVFILAAGGIMSIGFEKAYLMQTSMNLPSSEIIATYVYKVGLQSGDYAYSAAVGLFNSVINVILLVTVNLIVKKLNEGEGLY
- a CDS encoding LacI family DNA-binding transcriptional regulator → MAKEKVTIQDIADALGISRNTASKALNDSGNIPEETRNRVVKKAIELKYKHFAYMESEHVLGKTPGNIALLTENLPNTSHFGSLLISGLEKRISAEGYNLSIHIVREVDQDALTLPNNFDISKVDGIICIELFNLEYTRLITELGIPTIFIDCASDICYPDFHADLLLMENEHSTYQLTKKLIDSGYKSIGFAGDYNHCKSFNERWVGYRRAMLESGLQVDPSHCITDNDRLFFSKPGWMNERVAALESLPSAYVCANDFIAVELIKALKAREVTVPQNIVVCGFDNAPESRIIEPPLTTVHIYSNEMGIKAAEMLLSRIDNPEQPYQVSHIATKPIIRESTPAIMPANSTLVTG
- a CDS encoding YetF domain-containing protein, which produces MQMWMIFWSTIFLACIGTLFLRIAGRKSISQMTIPQIIILLSIGTVLGTQVSGKGMKETILALAVFIGFLILVEWITLRSNVMESILKGKSVSVIREGKLDTNNLHKLRISVDDLEKRLRMAGISRVEDVKSGTIENNGELGYELYPEAAPVTRKDLQRMFEAYFPHPETEPLSGESGLQAKLHVEEKPRQFQ
- a CDS encoding YjcZ family sporulation protein, with the protein product MSDVGYGNGVGSGNVGGAGAYGGFTSIGAILVLFILLVIISKAFLV
- a CDS encoding ATP-binding protein, which produces MNSKPINLNGDWAFYSNTLINETEWKELAKQTYAEVPGDWKSANGATSSLGNGTYRLRILLDRPISVPISLWVQGIQSAATVDINDETVARMGMTGEAGQASYLPNRSSFIVDYMPDPDARELDIIIRVANNEHPFLGGIVKPIKFGTHIAIQKENGTSVDLQLVMFVVLMLHGVYAFILYTFNPRQRSILDFFLLLLAAALTVVLSNDTLLVRWLPINYEWEVKLAMLSYSWLSYFIWKLSRSITSSKPRVWFTIFSSFFVLYTAVIFIAPVPWVHFLSKYRVFAVFYLFPILHSLLLFAKMVIHRKEGSIFLLLSASGVLASSLWGSIGRYQELPAVYYPVDVLAAIIGFSAYWFKQYFRNVRQISKLNGKLKIADQMKDRFLANTSHELRTPLHGILNISIGLAEREKEKLSKQSNEDLSLLITISRRMSYLINDLLDAILLQEKRIQLQTSSVSLVSVVKGVFGLLKYMTEGKPVRLIMDIPDSLPVVQADEKRLSQVFINLVHNAIKYTEKGSITVSAVANGSTMTIMVSDTGVGMDQETMQRVFLRYEQGDQGLNEAQGIGLGLNISRELVELHGGELTVSSEPGKGTTFSFTLPLADTAADRFVSQTVLPVVGEDAYYELTASQEFNKNDDSMGMPPAFLSNKHPVQILAVDDDPVNLRILAGLLSVEPYHLRCTVSVAEALELLGSQSWDLLITDVMMPEMSGYDLTRAVRTRYNASELPVLLLTARSEPADVYAGFQSGANDYVTKPVDPVELRYRIHSLITLKHTVDDRMQMEAAYMQAQIHPHFLFNTLNTIVALSDIDIKRMQNLVQSFSSYLQISFSYGNRDRLVPLQQELELVQAYLYVEKERHGDRLNVVWEVDSEVNALIPPLAIQPIVENAVRHGMMAKVNGGTIWIRIARDADSISIELKDDGPGMEPDTVAQLLNAPHPGDRGIGIYNTNRRLMQTFGSGLVIQSVKHQGTTVSFKIPADSQVIKDSFNPLNVYDINRNSNRH